In Methanolobus chelungpuianus, a genomic segment contains:
- a CDS encoding histidine kinase dimerization/phosphoacceptor domain -containing protein has translation MTTLRRKTLAILGATLAGLVIVLFLGSQIIIINSFDHLEKEELKNDVQNARNTLYWDMKDLERKTADWSVWDETYYFVLDNNSSYVSSYLMDETFINQRLNFALFYNSSGSLIYSKGMDLSGEKQTPPPQFLIEHLESNRYLLEHENAASRKTGLLYLADMPVMVTSQPIVTGSGDSTIGGVVLMGRFMDEAEQGLLGEKSNLSLELLSSQAAAGEREDTGLSLSSGEEVYLNSVNESTVTGGIFLKDVYGQDNLALMVDKNRSIHLQGKATMTYILMILLLVAGTFGSVTLHLYENSFFSRLNDLNTSIKNIGESRDLSRRIYEEGKDEISELCRSINLLLESLEHSRHLVMEKDATLKAIIQAMPDMIFRIRRDGTICNYKLSTGECLYESPQGIPGIRIDDVLPAELGAKEISIINEVLSTGKMQTMQYQLPVKGEMRDYEARIVVSGEDEVMSVVKDITDIKKAEEAHKKDILLREIHHRVKNNLQVISSLLNLQSRKFSDGEVVGAFRESQHRVRSMALAHERLCRSQDIEKVELEDYIKSIVEYLVSSYGFSRNTVRINLNIKNVIFGIDTSIPLGLIINEIVSNSLKHAFHKGGGEISIGIYPEGDGFILSISDDGEGFPENIDFRNTDSLGMQLVNSLVEQIEGKIELYRNNGTEFRITFKELSYVRRDC, from the coding sequence ATGACGACCCTGCGCAGAAAAACACTTGCTATCCTTGGTGCCACGCTTGCCGGGCTTGTCATAGTGCTCTTTCTGGGTTCTCAGATAATCATCATAAACAGTTTTGACCATCTTGAAAAGGAAGAGCTGAAAAACGATGTGCAGAACGCAAGAAATACCCTTTACTGGGACATGAAGGACCTTGAAAGAAAAACTGCGGATTGGTCTGTCTGGGATGAGACCTATTATTTCGTCCTTGACAATAACAGCAGCTATGTCAGCAGTTACCTGATGGATGAGACTTTCATTAACCAGAGACTGAACTTCGCCCTGTTTTACAACTCTTCCGGTTCCCTGATATACTCAAAAGGTATGGACCTGTCCGGCGAAAAGCAGACACCTCCACCTCAATTCCTTATTGAGCATCTTGAGAGTAACAGGTACCTGCTGGAGCATGAGAATGCGGCCAGCCGGAAGACAGGGCTGCTGTATCTTGCGGACATGCCGGTCATGGTCACGTCCCAGCCCATAGTCACAGGCAGCGGGGACAGCACCATCGGAGGGGTCGTCCTCATGGGACGTTTCATGGATGAGGCTGAACAGGGACTTCTTGGTGAGAAATCAAACCTGTCACTGGAACTGCTTTCCTCACAGGCAGCTGCCGGGGAGAGGGAAGACACCGGGCTGAGTCTAAGTTCCGGCGAGGAAGTCTACTTGAACTCCGTGAACGAAAGTACGGTCACCGGAGGCATTTTTCTTAAGGATGTCTACGGACAGGACAACCTTGCACTCATGGTAGACAAAAACCGCAGCATACACCTGCAGGGTAAAGCCACGATGACCTATATCCTTATGATCCTGCTGCTCGTGGCCGGTACTTTTGGCTCCGTGACTTTGCACCTTTATGAGAACTCTTTCTTCTCACGGCTCAATGACCTCAATACCAGCATAAAGAACATCGGAGAAAGCAGGGACCTCTCCCGGCGTATCTATGAGGAGGGAAAGGATGAGATATCCGAGCTTTGCAGATCCATCAACCTGCTGCTTGAATCGCTTGAACATTCCAGGCACCTGGTCATGGAAAAGGATGCAACGCTCAAAGCTATCATCCAGGCCATGCCCGATATGATATTCCGGATCAGAAGGGATGGGACAATATGCAACTATAAGCTTTCCACCGGGGAGTGCCTCTATGAATCCCCGCAAGGCATCCCGGGCATAAGGATTGATGACGTACTGCCTGCGGAACTGGGTGCAAAAGAAATCAGCATCATCAATGAAGTTTTAAGCACAGGGAAGATGCAGACGATGCAATACCAGCTTCCCGTCAAAGGGGAGATGAGGGATTATGAGGCACGCATAGTTGTAAGCGGAGAGGACGAGGTAATGTCCGTGGTAAAGGACATCACGGATATCAAAAAGGCAGAAGAAGCCCACAAAAAAGATATCCTGCTCAGGGAGATCCATCACAGGGTAAAGAATAATCTGCAGGTCATTTCCAGCCTGCTTAACCTCCAGTCAAGGAAATTCAGCGACGGCGAAGTTGTCGGGGCATTCAGGGAGAGCCAGCACCGCGTAAGATCCATGGCACTGGCGCATGAGAGACTTTGCAGGTCGCAGGACATCGAAAAAGTGGAACTTGAGGACTACATCAAGAGCATTGTGGAATATCTTGTCAGTTCTTATGGTTTTTCCAGAAATACTGTCCGAATCAATTTAAATATTAAAAACGTTATATTTGGTATAGATACGTCCATTCCCCTTGGCCTGATAATAAATGAAATCGTTTCGAACTCCCTGAAGCATGCCTTCCATAAAGGCGGCGGAGAGATATCGATAGGGATATACCCGGAAGGAGACGGTTTCATCCTGAGTATCAGTGACGATGGAGAAGGATTCCCTGAGAATATAGATTTCAGGAACACAGATTCGCTTGGCATGCAACTGGTGAACTCGCTTGTGGAGCAGATAGAGGGGAAGATCGAGCTCT
- a CDS encoding TldD/PmbA family protein, producing the protein MLYELARRGLKAAVDAGADEAEILIIEDHKTSVDIRKDEIEGAKENISQGLGIRAIVNGAVGFASTNIMSHTEDAARSAVRSAKVRERDPDWRSLPYASEYPKVSGIMDPELEHMGLDACILQALNMVEGAKEVPGVIVTSGSFSRSAGKRVIMNTNGVEVEESSTGVSGFADVITTKGDISTAYDFAISRRNDIDFAAIGRNAAKLSRSSQHGISIEPHRTDVILHPFAFADLLGSAFIPSIDADNVQKGRSNLKGRLGEQIATSNLSITDDGLLEGGIETGRSDDEGVPSQRTKVIENGVFRSYLYDTYTAGKDNVKSTGNASRGSYFSTPSVGPRNFIIDHPGTDVIEDTHKGIYVNTVIGAHTANSISGDFSVEARNAFTIKDGQIDQPVRSLMISGNIFEMLGRINGAGTDIRKVGGVLTPSIRFPDTSVVG; encoded by the coding sequence ATGCTGTACGAGCTTGCACGCAGGGGGCTTAAGGCCGCAGTGGACGCCGGTGCCGATGAAGCTGAGATCCTTATCATTGAGGACCACAAGACTTCAGTGGACATCCGTAAGGATGAGATCGAAGGTGCAAAGGAGAACATCTCCCAGGGACTGGGCATCCGTGCCATTGTCAACGGAGCTGTCGGCTTTGCAAGCACCAACATCATGAGCCACACGGAAGACGCAGCCAGGAGCGCGGTCAGGTCTGCCAAGGTCCGCGAGAGGGATCCCGACTGGAGGTCATTACCTTATGCAAGTGAATATCCCAAAGTATCCGGCATTATGGACCCGGAACTTGAGCATATGGGGCTGGATGCCTGTATCCTGCAGGCCCTTAACATGGTTGAAGGGGCAAAGGAAGTCCCCGGCGTTATTGTAACCTCGGGTAGCTTTTCCCGCAGTGCCGGAAAGCGTGTGATAATGAATACAAACGGCGTGGAGGTTGAGGAAAGCTCCACAGGCGTCTCGGGTTTTGCTGATGTCATCACCACAAAAGGGGACATATCCACAGCTTATGACTTTGCCATCTCCCGAAGAAATGATATCGACTTTGCCGCTATCGGCAGGAATGCAGCTAAACTTTCCCGCAGCTCACAGCACGGAATCAGCATTGAGCCGCACCGGACAGATGTGATCCTGCACCCCTTTGCATTTGCGGACCTGCTGGGAAGCGCTTTTATACCGTCTATTGATGCGGATAATGTCCAGAAAGGACGCTCCAATCTGAAAGGCAGGCTGGGGGAGCAGATAGCCACTTCAAATCTCTCAATAACAGATGACGGATTGCTTGAAGGAGGCATCGAGACCGGAAGGTCGGATGATGAGGGAGTGCCCTCACAAAGGACAAAAGTGATAGAGAACGGCGTCTTCAGATCATACCTATATGACACTTATACTGCAGGCAAGGACAATGTCAAAAGCACCGGAAATGCCTCAAGAGGCTCATATTTCTCGACGCCCTCCGTCGGCCCCAGGAATTTCATCATAGATCATCCCGGCACTGATGTGATAGAGGACACACACAAGGGGATCTATGTCAACACTGTCATCGGTGCCCATACAGCCAACTCGATCTCAGGGGACTTCTCCGTGGAGGCAAGAAACGCCTTTACAATAAAAGATGGTCAGATCGACCAGCCGGTGAGATCCCTTATGATATCAGGCAATATATTCGAGATGCTTGGCAGGATCAACGGCGCGGGCACGGACATCCGCAAGGTTGGAGGCGTGCTCACTCCATCGATAAGGTTCCCCGACACGAGCGTTGTAGGCTGA
- a CDS encoding TldD/PmbA family protein has translation MYRVDFFDAKIIEGTTTSIVLDNGNIKEVSENYTKGAGVRALSGGSWGYTSVDGDFDLNKAIGAASELAVGMDERSHKEKVEMLDISKPVARNMPRIKVDPRDISLEEKVGLLKEIGARAKIEGISSTSAVYSESSYKVLYTDSTGIEGEYELIRTGFAISAVASREGMYQAGRESRFGVNGYEIFEKHNAFELAESAAKTALQLLDAKPAKGGTMPVILDPELAGVFAHEAVGHASEADLVLEGSSILENRIGQQIASPLVNIIDDPTLHEYGFFPFDDEGTQSEKTVLIKDGIFSSYLHSRETAAKLGGQAGHCRAQGHAKPIVRMSNTYIDNGTSRFEEMLEEIKNGVYLIGSRGGQVNTGEGVFQFNAEKGYLIENGQLTSLIRDVSLSGNTLEILNNVRMVGNDLTLNSGRCGKGGQLVPVTDGSPHLMVSEALVGGA, from the coding sequence ATGTACAGGGTAGACTTTTTCGATGCAAAGATAATTGAGGGGACAACAACATCGATAGTCCTCGATAATGGTAACATAAAGGAAGTATCCGAGAACTACACGAAGGGAGCCGGAGTGCGTGCCCTGAGCGGAGGGTCCTGGGGATACACTTCCGTGGACGGGGATTTTGATCTTAACAAGGCCATCGGTGCAGCATCAGAGCTTGCGGTGGGGATGGACGAGAGATCACACAAGGAAAAGGTGGAAATGCTCGACATCTCAAAGCCCGTCGCAAGGAACATGCCCAGGATAAAGGTCGATCCAAGGGACATATCCCTTGAGGAGAAGGTCGGGCTGTTGAAAGAGATAGGTGCAAGGGCAAAGATCGAAGGTATCTCCAGCACCAGCGCGGTCTACAGCGAATCTTCGTACAAGGTGCTTTATACCGATTCCACAGGCATCGAAGGAGAGTACGAGCTCATAAGGACAGGCTTTGCGATCAGCGCCGTGGCATCAAGGGAAGGGATGTACCAGGCAGGCAGGGAAAGCAGGTTCGGAGTCAACGGGTACGAGATATTTGAAAAGCACAATGCATTCGAACTTGCAGAGTCTGCTGCAAAGACAGCCCTCCAGCTGCTCGATGCAAAGCCCGCCAAAGGTGGCACAATGCCTGTCATACTGGATCCGGAGCTTGCAGGCGTGTTCGCTCATGAAGCCGTCGGCCATGCTTCAGAAGCCGATCTTGTGCTTGAAGGCAGCTCGATACTTGAGAACAGGATAGGGCAGCAGATAGCCTCACCACTTGTGAATATCATTGATGACCCGACACTGCATGAATATGGTTTCTTTCCCTTCGACGACGAAGGCACACAGTCAGAGAAAACTGTCCTGATCAAGGATGGCATATTCAGTTCCTACCTGCACTCCAGGGAGACAGCTGCAAAGCTTGGCGGACAGGCCGGTCACTGCAGGGCGCAGGGACATGCAAAGCCGATTGTGAGGATGAGCAACACCTATATCGACAACGGCACCTCCAGGTTCGAGGAGATGCTCGAAGAGATAAAGAACGGCGTATATCTCATAGGCTCCAGGGGCGGGCAGGTCAACACCGGCGAAGGAGTGTTCCAGTTCAATGCTGAAAAAGGCTACCTTATAGAGAACGGGCAACTTACCTCCCTGATCCGGGACGTTTCACTTTCAGGCAATACCCTTGAGATACTCAACAACGTAAGAATGGTAGGCAACGACCTTACACTCAACTCCGGCAGGTGTGGAAAGGGAGGACAGCTGGTGCCTGTAACAGATGGTTCACCCCATCTCATGGTCTCAGAAGCCCTGGTGGGTGGTGCCTGA